Proteins encoded by one window of Erysipelothrix rhusiopathiae:
- a CDS encoding NUDIX hydrolase, producing MTSQTFLKVNLIIVFDTKAENVLMCHRQKNPYKGLYNFVGGKKNPGESDIEGAYRELFEESGITVNDIEIKPLFFTQYFEDGIELQVFYGYLNQEVVLVPEKNPLLWMPITEDFSDDTRFAGQGNIKHMMDLIYESKQGM from the coding sequence TTCGACACAAAAGCCGAAAACGTTTTGATGTGTCATCGACAAAAGAATCCTTATAAAGGACTCTACAACTTTGTCGGAGGCAAAAAGAATCCAGGAGAATCCGATATAGAGGGTGCCTATCGAGAACTTTTCGAGGAAAGTGGTATAACCGTAAATGATATTGAAATCAAACCATTGTTTTTTACGCAATATTTTGAAGACGGTATCGAGTTGCAAGTATTTTACGGTTACCTTAACCAAGAAGTCGTTCTCGTTCCAGAAAAAAATCCCCTATTATGGATGCCCATAACAGAGGATTTCTCGGATGACACGCGTTTTGCGGGTCAAGGTAATATCAAACATATGATGGATTTAATTTATGAATCCAAACAAGGTATGTAA
- a CDS encoding UvrD-helicase domain-containing protein, with protein MTTYNPQQQQAIEALNQNVIVSASAGAGKTTVLIARLMKRIIRDNVRIDEVCAMTFTEAAASEMKTRLLASLNDEYRKHESDFIAEQISLVETAQISTIHSFCLTIIKNYGYIIGVNPSRADNILDDAQTKLLQRQAMRKTFDQWLQNDYENLKYLLDVFSTNPLDYKSLENAIYDNANWLISKKDPERAVQSVKALYRATDFKDFPQEFKQIFFDFYLRQVREIIKDVQGIIAISDESYDPNDKKGKKYFEQSSMLLQVTEGLRTLESLIHQQDISFYDQIPTVCNFKVIADTKNDVYTEQRKRIEKTVNRIFENYMPLDEHFRLLNNQIETVSLLIKMTQDYIEAFSSLKEEENCLDFNDFESMALRILNENDGEISELVKHKYKEIMVDEFQDTNEYQDEIITKISTGNNIFRVGDIKQSIYRFRGAKPNIMQNLMLDDTTQNLYLSFNYRSKKDIVEYNNYVFDKLMNLTFGITYDEHDHVNVGIPAQSEDTHPVEIHIIEKHDNRFKKTSDQLRAQHIAQEIINYHSQGYRFKDMVILVRSHASKGYLKEAFEEYNIPHYIDDQSGFYKSEIIASVVALLNYATTFHDFYLVPVLTSPFYNYSDDQIAALKLMDASSIRKALEIENPELYQSLDDMVLSWRSKDLISIIQEIIQLNDVYNNTLSLQDKTNLDFLLEKAIQYQAVSVPTLQGFVRFVAEFKDDTSSEASPLNKDADIVTAMTIHQSKGLQFPIVFLWGMGRHAVRDHSDILLNDDTFGIGLNHVELPMRFVSRNLIRTVMEIKQDNEEIEENLRLLYVALTRPQKHLILVDVVKEYQPTSLDYQLLRNHKRKVDLLLAASPHNTVIRVIDGMELTENSLKPIEQEEISTIFTEKLPLTLDQEVPILTKNRDLNFDKSFEFATGFGSTLHEAVEKLPHRLWTEADLENFESKFKRRLQAYNQHSFTQELYRYPHIQQEVPYLIDGDAGVIDFYVYNETELILVDFKSDNAPLEIIVERYEDQIKAYKKALGIIYPELLIKTYIYSFHLNHYIPCLDS; from the coding sequence ATGACGACTTATAACCCCCAGCAACAACAAGCTATTGAAGCATTAAATCAAAATGTAATTGTATCTGCATCTGCTGGAGCGGGTAAAACTACAGTTTTAATTGCCCGTTTAATGAAGCGAATTATTCGGGATAATGTCCGTATCGATGAAGTGTGTGCTATGACCTTTACTGAGGCAGCCGCATCCGAAATGAAAACACGTTTACTTGCATCGCTAAATGACGAATATCGAAAACACGAATCCGATTTTATCGCAGAACAAATATCTTTAGTTGAAACCGCGCAGATTTCCACAATCCATTCTTTCTGCCTTACAATTATCAAAAACTATGGTTATATTATTGGGGTAAATCCTTCGCGTGCTGATAATATCCTTGATGATGCTCAAACAAAGTTACTCCAACGTCAAGCCATGCGAAAAACTTTTGATCAATGGTTACAAAACGATTATGAGAATCTTAAATATCTACTCGATGTTTTCTCAACAAATCCTCTTGATTACAAATCCTTAGAAAATGCAATTTATGATAATGCAAACTGGTTAATCAGTAAAAAAGATCCGGAAAGAGCGGTTCAATCTGTTAAAGCACTATATCGTGCTACCGATTTCAAAGACTTCCCACAAGAATTCAAGCAAATCTTTTTTGATTTCTATCTTCGTCAAGTACGTGAGATTATTAAAGATGTTCAAGGAATTATTGCGATCTCAGATGAATCGTATGACCCTAACGATAAAAAAGGTAAGAAGTATTTCGAGCAAAGTTCAATGTTGCTACAAGTTACGGAAGGACTACGCACACTGGAATCACTCATCCACCAACAAGATATCTCATTTTATGACCAAATACCGACGGTATGTAATTTCAAAGTAATTGCGGATACAAAAAATGATGTATATACCGAACAGCGAAAACGAATCGAGAAGACAGTCAATCGAATTTTTGAGAATTACATGCCATTGGATGAACACTTCCGATTACTCAACAATCAAATAGAAACTGTTTCGCTTTTAATTAAAATGACACAAGATTATATAGAAGCCTTTTCTTCGTTAAAAGAAGAAGAAAACTGTTTGGACTTCAATGATTTTGAATCCATGGCACTTCGTATCCTAAACGAAAATGACGGAGAAATTTCAGAACTTGTAAAACATAAATACAAAGAAATCATGGTTGATGAATTTCAAGATACTAATGAATATCAAGATGAAATTATTACTAAAATATCGACTGGAAACAATATTTTTCGAGTTGGTGACATTAAACAATCAATCTATCGATTCCGTGGTGCAAAACCCAATATCATGCAAAATTTAATGCTTGATGATACAACACAAAATTTATACTTAAGCTTTAACTATCGCTCGAAAAAAGATATTGTTGAGTACAATAACTACGTATTTGATAAACTGATGAACCTCACATTCGGGATTACCTATGATGAACATGATCATGTAAATGTTGGGATTCCTGCTCAAAGTGAAGATACACATCCTGTAGAAATTCATATTATTGAAAAACATGATAATCGATTTAAGAAAACATCTGATCAACTTCGTGCTCAACATATTGCTCAGGAGATTATTAATTATCATAGCCAAGGCTATCGCTTTAAAGATATGGTAATTTTAGTTCGATCACATGCAAGTAAAGGGTATCTCAAAGAGGCTTTTGAAGAATATAACATTCCTCATTATATTGATGATCAAAGCGGCTTTTACAAGTCCGAAATCATCGCATCCGTTGTCGCTTTACTTAACTACGCAACAACATTCCATGATTTTTATCTTGTGCCAGTACTCACATCACCATTCTATAATTATTCTGACGATCAAATTGCAGCCCTCAAACTAATGGATGCTTCAAGTATTCGAAAAGCACTGGAAATTGAAAATCCAGAGCTCTATCAATCACTTGATGACATGGTATTATCGTGGCGTTCGAAAGATCTCATTTCAATTATTCAAGAAATTATTCAACTTAATGATGTCTACAATAACACGCTTTCGCTTCAAGATAAAACAAACTTAGACTTTCTGCTTGAAAAAGCTATCCAATACCAAGCAGTTTCAGTTCCAACCTTACAAGGGTTTGTACGATTTGTTGCGGAGTTTAAAGACGATACAAGCAGTGAAGCATCACCCTTAAATAAAGATGCTGATATCGTAACTGCCATGACCATCCATCAATCTAAAGGATTACAATTTCCAATTGTGTTCTTGTGGGGTATGGGACGGCATGCAGTGCGTGATCATAGTGATATTTTACTTAATGACGATACCTTTGGTATTGGTTTGAATCATGTTGAATTACCGATGCGCTTTGTTTCTCGAAATCTCATTCGAACGGTTATGGAAATTAAACAAGACAACGAAGAAATTGAAGAAAACCTTCGACTTCTCTACGTAGCGCTTACGCGACCACAAAAGCACCTTATTCTTGTTGATGTAGTAAAAGAATATCAACCAACATCTTTAGATTATCAATTACTTCGCAACCATAAGCGAAAAGTTGATTTACTTCTTGCTGCGAGCCCACATAATACCGTTATACGAGTTATCGACGGTATGGAACTTACGGAGAACAGTCTCAAACCAATCGAACAAGAGGAGATATCCACAATTTTCACGGAGAAATTGCCTCTGACTTTAGATCAAGAAGTTCCAATCCTTACTAAAAATCGCGATTTAAATTTCGATAAGTCATTTGAATTTGCCACAGGTTTTGGTTCCACCTTACATGAGGCGGTAGAAAAGCTCCCTCATAGACTTTGGACTGAAGCAGACCTTGAAAATTTTGAATCAAAATTTAAACGTAGACTTCAAGCCTATAACCAGCATTCTTTTACTCAAGAACTCTATCGTTATCCACATATCCAACAAGAAGTTCCTTATTTAATTGATGGCGATGCAGGAGTAATTGATTTTTACGTATACAACGAAACCGAACTGATACTTGTAGACTTTAAAAGTGATAATGCACCTCTAGAAATTATTGTGGAGCGTTATGAAGATCAGATCAAAGCATATAAAAAAGCCCTCGGTATCATATACCCAGAGCTTTTAATTAAAACATATATCTATAGTTTCCACTTAAATCATTACATACCTTGTTTGGATTCATAA
- a CDS encoding PD-(D/E)XK nuclease family protein codes for MHKIIVSNRIFHEDLKQILLSKQDYYLGVAVRDFKLAFFESDTHRRSVEIAVFNQLQKCNCPRLQEVLKYPKTMHVLIDLLQELYLYGLSLDSCPRETPLQEEIFQCLALIDPYLEKPVVQEDVEYEAVAYGLSHAEYAFLKRHNIPFIEPQSQKPDSIFFKVALNPRSELEAVVQDIIRNGYKSATIAVANKSMIEPLIESIFERYGYPLKLQDRRFELMKSQYRALLDFAFDPNILQLIKAIESGAFGLKRREDIVTYLTHFEFELNDVFGAYDLCEETESYPDLFALQNRIQEDVVRLKEYLDEVMNLDFKETLIACYNVIKSHTHGDLTSLCSLLEKHLGEYQEETYLLMLEHLDSLQAHQQNISPLRIVDYCSLPLIPQDHLYVVNLSAKNFPSIRSRTGIIDEAYLRCIEGYPRLDERTQFTLRMQNHIFDHNKNMTLSYSSATYEGKGQEVSYPVEQFARENNIDLKSWILTQNTYRKPVKHHLSPTLAKELYLEDGKLIGSISAFQMFVNDPYQFFMERGLKIREPEILKFDPRIIGTVNHAVMEYYHDNKNIDPWTDVRKVFPMTHPRYRMIYDRNQDLMEQNVDFVDASMADTTFQVVSKERWFREETMFNGIVLRGIIDRIDENDHYVQVIDYKSSQLAMTAENVKAGTQLQLLTYAMIAEKAFQKKCLAVYYYGFKNPNLTTNSLEYKVAKGVISKDIDFEAEWLKAKRYKGWLFEQPLDSYDSATYFGGLRESKDGVITAWTKPYDMNKIKPLLTQIYQTIYSDVMNGVLDPEDSSIEIDKDLDLKKEDEEPKHDDL; via the coding sequence ATGCACAAAATCATCGTTAGTAATCGAATCTTCCATGAAGATTTAAAGCAAATTTTATTATCAAAACAGGATTATTATCTCGGGGTAGCAGTTCGTGATTTTAAACTTGCTTTTTTTGAATCGGATACACACCGTCGATCTGTGGAAATTGCGGTGTTTAATCAACTCCAAAAATGTAATTGCCCTCGTCTTCAAGAAGTTTTGAAATATCCTAAGACGATGCATGTACTTATAGACTTATTACAAGAACTGTATTTATATGGTTTGAGTTTGGATTCTTGTCCTCGTGAAACACCATTACAAGAAGAAATCTTTCAATGTCTCGCTCTTATTGATCCTTATCTTGAAAAACCAGTTGTTCAAGAGGACGTCGAGTATGAAGCGGTTGCTTACGGATTATCCCACGCGGAGTACGCGTTTTTAAAGCGTCATAATATTCCTTTTATTGAACCACAATCACAAAAACCAGATTCAATCTTTTTTAAAGTTGCATTGAATCCACGAAGTGAACTCGAAGCCGTAGTGCAGGATATTATCCGTAATGGATACAAATCAGCAACCATTGCAGTAGCCAATAAATCGATGATTGAACCACTTATCGAATCAATTTTCGAGCGTTATGGTTATCCACTAAAATTACAGGACCGTCGTTTCGAACTGATGAAATCTCAGTATCGCGCTTTACTTGATTTTGCTTTTGACCCAAATATTCTTCAATTAATTAAGGCAATCGAATCCGGAGCATTTGGTTTAAAACGTCGTGAAGATATCGTTACTTACCTCACTCATTTCGAATTTGAACTTAATGATGTCTTTGGTGCTTATGACTTATGTGAAGAAACTGAATCGTATCCTGATTTATTTGCACTCCAAAATCGTATTCAAGAAGATGTCGTTCGACTTAAAGAATATCTCGATGAGGTTATGAATTTAGATTTTAAAGAAACTCTGATTGCTTGTTATAACGTCATCAAAAGTCATACCCACGGTGATTTAACGTCGCTTTGTTCTTTACTTGAAAAACATTTAGGAGAATACCAAGAGGAAACCTATCTATTAATGTTGGAGCATCTCGATTCACTTCAAGCGCACCAACAAAATATTTCTCCACTCCGTATCGTTGATTATTGCTCACTCCCACTTATTCCACAAGATCATTTATATGTCGTTAATTTATCCGCTAAAAATTTCCCGTCTATTCGTTCACGTACCGGTATCATTGATGAAGCTTACTTGAGATGTATTGAGGGTTATCCTCGATTGGATGAACGTACGCAGTTCACACTTAGAATGCAAAATCATATTTTTGATCATAATAAAAATATGACTTTATCGTATAGTTCCGCAACGTATGAGGGAAAAGGACAGGAAGTTTCTTATCCTGTTGAGCAATTTGCACGGGAAAATAACATAGATCTTAAGTCATGGATTTTGACTCAAAACACATATCGAAAACCCGTCAAACACCACCTTAGTCCAACGCTTGCGAAAGAGCTTTACTTAGAAGATGGAAAACTTATTGGCTCCATTTCCGCATTTCAAATGTTTGTAAATGATCCCTATCAATTCTTTATGGAACGCGGTCTTAAAATTCGAGAACCTGAGATTCTTAAATTTGATCCACGCATTATTGGTACAGTTAATCATGCAGTAATGGAGTATTACCACGATAATAAAAATATAGATCCATGGACTGATGTTCGTAAAGTATTTCCAATGACGCATCCACGCTATCGTATGATCTATGATCGAAATCAAGATTTAATGGAACAGAATGTTGATTTTGTGGATGCTTCAATGGCTGATACGACATTCCAAGTTGTATCTAAAGAACGATGGTTCCGTGAAGAAACCATGTTTAATGGCATTGTGCTTCGCGGTATTATTGATCGTATTGATGAAAACGACCATTATGTACAAGTTATCGATTACAAGAGTTCCCAGTTAGCAATGACCGCCGAAAACGTTAAAGCTGGTACACAGTTGCAATTACTAACATATGCGATGATTGCGGAAAAAGCGTTTCAAAAAAAATGTCTTGCTGTTTACTACTACGGTTTTAAAAACCCGAACCTAACAACAAATTCTCTCGAGTACAAAGTCGCAAAAGGTGTTATTTCAAAAGACATCGATTTCGAGGCAGAATGGCTTAAAGCAAAACGCTATAAAGGTTGGCTGTTTGAACAACCCTTAGACTCCTATGACAGTGCAACTTATTTTGGTGGTTTGCGCGAATCCAAAGATGGGGTAATTACCGCTTGGACAAAACCCTATGATATGAATAAAATAAAACCCTTGCTTACCCAAATCTACCAAACCATCTATTCTGATGTTATGAACGGGGTTTTAGATCCAGAAGACTCAAGTATTGAAATTGATAAAGACTTAGATTTAAAGAAAGAAGATGAGGAGCCAAAACATGACGACTTATAA
- a CDS encoding exodeoxyribonuclease III: MKLISWNVNGLRAVMKKDFEGIFEAMDTDVLCLQETKMQAGQLDYDPEGYYAYYNYAEKKGYSGTAVYTRIKPLNVTYGIQEDEHNTEGRVITCEYDDFFLVCVYTPNSQPELKRIDYRMQWEDDFREYLKMLDETKPVVLCGDLNVAHKEIDLKNPSANRKNPGFSDQEREQFTNLLDAGFIDSFRELHPNAIDRYSWWSYRANARSRNTGWRIDYFVVSERLRNAIEAADILDQVLGSDHCPVMIKLNF; the protein is encoded by the coding sequence ATGAAACTAATTTCGTGGAATGTTAATGGTTTACGTGCCGTTATGAAAAAAGACTTTGAAGGGATTTTTGAAGCAATGGACACAGATGTTCTTTGTCTTCAAGAAACCAAAATGCAAGCGGGTCAATTAGATTATGATCCGGAAGGCTATTATGCATATTATAACTATGCAGAGAAAAAAGGATATTCAGGCACTGCGGTTTATACACGCATAAAACCACTTAATGTTACCTACGGAATCCAAGAAGATGAACATAATACAGAAGGTCGTGTCATAACATGTGAGTATGATGATTTCTTTCTTGTTTGTGTTTATACACCCAACTCACAACCAGAATTAAAACGTATCGATTACCGTATGCAATGGGAAGATGATTTTAGGGAATATCTCAAAATGTTGGATGAGACTAAACCTGTAGTCTTATGTGGGGACTTAAACGTCGCTCATAAAGAGATTGACTTGAAAAATCCTTCAGCGAATCGTAAAAACCCTGGCTTTAGTGATCAAGAACGTGAACAATTCACCAATCTTTTAGATGCTGGATTTATTGATTCGTTCCGTGAATTACATCCAAACGCAATCGATCGTTATTCCTGGTGGAGTTACCGTGCCAATGCACGTAGTCGAAACACAGGGTGGAGAATTGATTACTTCGTTGTTTCAGAGCGACTAAGAAATGCTATAGAAGCGGCAGATATTCTCGATCAGGTTCTTGGAAGTGACCACTGTCCCGTAATGATTAAACTCAATTTCTAA
- a CDS encoding DEAD/DEAH box helicase, with protein MTFKELELEEEIVRAVTEKGYEEPTDIQSQAIPILLGNHDLLAQSQTGTGKTAAFGLPMLSLTQPGDKKRTNSLILCPTRELCMQVAEEMRSFSKYKQGVNIACVYGGSPIDKQIRDLKRGADIVVATPGRLMDHIRRKTIRLDDCRHIVLDEADEMLNMGFIEDIEEIFSFLPEERQFAFFSATMPKEIVKLSEKFLVEPERITLSRNNLTVSRIKQIYYTVESRDKVDLTIQLLQLHKTSGTMIFCNTKKMVDELTTQLNKAGFPALGLHGDMKQEMRSMVMSRFKKGMVSVLIATDVAARGIDVDSMDVVINYDIPQELEYYVHRIGRTGRAGKEGLAITLVSRRQRYAIKQIERLSNSTIVETPLPTKEQLNDLMVDQLAREIRKWNDHEQGKLFNIAYEGLRNENFTQEEIIVAFINKMISESNLEAIKVSKQKDVKNKGEISRIGLSVGDRDGIAAAHLVSAIATASGIRGKDIGRIKIDDNESTVEVPREFAQDIINKLSDTKINSKDVTVTMVDEFAQPTPRGGRNGRGGRDSRRGGGNDRRRDGGGRRDGGRRDGAKRSSDHGRRSNKG; from the coding sequence ATGACATTTAAAGAACTAGAATTAGAAGAAGAAATCGTAAGAGCAGTAACCGAGAAAGGTTATGAAGAGCCAACTGATATACAATCACAGGCAATTCCAATATTGCTTGGTAATCATGACTTATTAGCTCAATCTCAAACAGGTACAGGTAAAACTGCGGCGTTTGGGTTACCAATGCTAAGTTTGACTCAACCTGGAGATAAGAAACGAACAAATTCGTTAATCCTATGTCCTACACGTGAGTTATGTATGCAAGTGGCTGAAGAAATGAGAAGTTTCTCGAAGTATAAACAAGGCGTTAATATCGCATGTGTATACGGTGGTAGCCCTATTGATAAACAAATTAGAGACCTTAAACGTGGTGCAGACATTGTAGTCGCAACACCGGGTCGTTTAATGGATCATATTCGACGTAAGACAATCCGTTTAGATGATTGCCGTCATATTGTCTTGGATGAAGCTGATGAAATGCTAAATATGGGATTTATTGAGGATATTGAAGAAATTTTTTCATTCCTTCCTGAAGAACGCCAATTCGCATTCTTCTCAGCAACAATGCCTAAGGAAATCGTTAAATTAAGCGAGAAATTTTTGGTTGAACCAGAAAGAATCACACTATCTCGTAACAATCTAACTGTTTCTCGTATTAAACAAATCTATTACACTGTTGAATCAAGAGATAAAGTTGATTTAACAATTCAATTATTACAATTGCATAAAACAAGTGGAACAATGATATTCTGTAATACCAAAAAGATGGTTGATGAACTTACAACGCAATTAAATAAAGCGGGATTCCCTGCTTTAGGGTTACATGGAGACATGAAACAAGAAATGCGTTCAATGGTAATGAGCCGCTTTAAAAAAGGTATGGTTTCTGTGTTAATTGCAACGGATGTTGCAGCACGTGGAATCGATGTTGACAGTATGGATGTAGTTATTAACTACGATATACCTCAAGAATTAGAATATTATGTACACCGTATTGGACGTACAGGTCGTGCTGGTAAAGAAGGTCTTGCAATCACTTTAGTATCACGTAGACAACGTTATGCAATTAAGCAAATCGAACGTTTATCAAATTCAACTATTGTTGAAACACCACTACCAACTAAGGAGCAATTAAACGACTTAATGGTAGATCAACTTGCTCGTGAAATCCGTAAATGGAATGATCATGAACAAGGTAAACTCTTTAATATCGCGTATGAAGGTCTTCGTAATGAGAACTTTACACAGGAAGAAATTATTGTTGCTTTCATTAATAAGATGATTAGTGAATCAAACTTAGAAGCAATCAAAGTTTCAAAACAAAAAGATGTTAAGAATAAAGGTGAAATATCACGTATTGGACTATCAGTTGGAGACCGTGATGGTATCGCTGCAGCTCACCTTGTAAGTGCAATTGCAACTGCAAGTGGAATTCGCGGAAAAGATATCGGACGTATCAAAATTGATGACAATGAAAGTACCGTGGAAGTTCCTCGTGAATTTGCACAAGATATTATTAATAAATTATCAGACACAAAAATTAATAGTAAAGATGTGACCGTTACTATGGTTGATGAATTTGCACAACCAACACCTCGTGGTGGACGTAATGGACGCGGAGGACGTGACTCACGTCGTGGCGGTGGAAATGATCGTCGCCGTGATGGTGGTGGTCGTCGTGACGGAGGTCGCCGTGATGGCGCAAAACGTTCAAGCGATCATGGTCGTCGTAGCAACAAAGGATAG
- a CDS encoding acryloyl-CoA reductase, with product MEYKALVLNTDQDNVIPEVKILNTDDLNHDVLIKVSYASVNYKDGLAMRPKTRVVGEYPTVVGIDFTGTIVESNVDKFHIGDEVIVTSHDILKYQTGGFAEYASVPASEVTLLPESLSLKTAAIIGTAGYTAALSVYRMMQQTNPMKRDPVLVLGASGGVGSVACAILDRLGYPVTAVSRKKEIARDYFDTLNVKEVLHPDELTAESLKPLGKMMWTAVIDPIGGKYSSYLLPHLNYEGVYLLSGNTAGAKFETTVFPFILRGIQVIGIDSVNNNLKDVLWGLIATDYKPRNIHALCDREISLEDVPQALEDILEGKMMGRTIVKL from the coding sequence ATGGAATATAAAGCGCTCGTTTTAAATACCGATCAGGATAATGTCATACCAGAAGTAAAAATACTCAATACGGATGATCTAAATCATGATGTTTTAATTAAGGTCTCTTACGCTAGTGTCAACTATAAAGATGGACTTGCGATGAGACCCAAGACACGCGTTGTGGGAGAATATCCTACAGTTGTCGGTATTGATTTCACTGGTACGATCGTTGAATCGAATGTGGATAAATTCCATATTGGTGATGAAGTTATTGTAACCAGTCATGATATCTTGAAATATCAAACGGGTGGTTTTGCGGAATATGCCTCTGTTCCTGCTTCAGAAGTGACATTACTTCCAGAATCACTCAGTTTAAAAACTGCCGCAATTATTGGAACAGCTGGATATACTGCCGCACTTTCTGTTTATCGTATGATGCAACAAACAAATCCAATGAAACGTGATCCCGTATTGGTTTTAGGGGCAAGCGGTGGTGTTGGATCTGTTGCATGTGCAATTTTGGATCGGCTTGGATACCCAGTTACAGCAGTGAGTCGTAAAAAAGAAATCGCCCGTGATTATTTTGACACTTTAAATGTAAAAGAAGTATTGCATCCAGATGAATTGACTGCAGAATCTCTCAAACCACTTGGGAAAATGATGTGGACTGCAGTTATTGATCCAATTGGGGGTAAATATAGTTCATATCTCCTACCACATTTGAATTACGAAGGGGTTTATTTATTAAGTGGTAATACAGCGGGAGCTAAATTTGAAACCACAGTATTTCCATTTATCTTACGGGGAATCCAAGTGATCGGGATTGATTCGGTGAATAATAATCTCAAAGACGTACTATGGGGATTAATTGCGACAGATTATAAACCTCGAAATATTCATGCACTCTGTGACCGCGAGATAAGCCTTGAGGATGTGCCTCAAGCACTTGAAGATATCCTTGAAGGTAAAATGATGGGACGAACTATTGTGAAATTGTAA
- a CDS encoding replication-associated recombination protein A, with protein sequence MNKPLAFRVRPETIDDIIGQEHLLGENQILRNVVESGNLHSMIFFGPPGTGKTTTAMAIANSLKRPYRLFNAVTDNKKKLDALFLEAEMSSGLVVIIDEVHRLNKDKQDILLPHVESGLITMIGATTANPYFSINPAIRSRVHLFEFKPLSYNNIVSILKRASAVFENNQVIQEDVLESIASSCNGDARYALNALDLLVQSTRDDIITEKHLEKLSLSVNISMDKDSDNHYDALSAFQKSIRGSDVQAALYYLAKLIHVGDMDSIERRLIAIAYEDIGLANPALCARVVTAIDAAKRIGFPEAKLPLSVVVIECALSPKSKAGEHGIDAALKTVRETAHQVPQYLRLNAVGVDDKDMYDYDRNDLWHKIQYLPDELRNEEFYRPQNLNSAEKTYASNYEQLKKVQRTNNLRKLKEKKKP encoded by the coding sequence ATGAACAAACCATTAGCATTCCGAGTAAGACCTGAAACGATTGATGATATCATCGGACAAGAACATTTACTTGGTGAAAATCAAATTTTACGAAATGTTGTGGAGAGCGGTAACTTGCATTCCATGATATTCTTTGGACCTCCCGGTACGGGAAAAACAACGACTGCGATGGCCATCGCTAATTCGTTAAAACGACCGTATCGTCTTTTTAATGCGGTTACTGATAATAAAAAGAAACTTGATGCGCTTTTTCTTGAAGCCGAAATGAGCAGTGGTCTTGTTGTGATTATCGATGAGGTTCATCGTTTAAATAAAGATAAACAAGATATTTTATTACCACATGTGGAAAGTGGTCTTATCACGATGATTGGTGCAACGACTGCAAATCCTTATTTTTCGATCAATCCCGCAATTCGATCACGCGTACATTTATTTGAATTTAAACCGCTCTCTTATAATAATATTGTGTCCATACTTAAGCGTGCTTCTGCTGTATTTGAAAACAATCAAGTCATTCAAGAAGATGTGCTAGAGTCCATCGCTTCAAGTTGTAATGGTGATGCTCGTTATGCGCTTAATGCACTTGACCTACTTGTACAATCCACGCGAGATGACATCATCACAGAAAAACATCTCGAAAAACTAAGTCTCTCTGTCAATATTTCGATGGATAAAGACAGTGACAATCATTATGATGCCCTTAGCGCTTTCCAAAAATCAATTCGTGGAAGTGATGTGCAAGCAGCACTCTATTATCTTGCGAAATTAATTCATGTGGGCGATATGGATTCGATTGAACGCAGACTTATTGCGATTGCCTACGAAGATATCGGACTTGCGAATCCCGCATTATGTGCTCGTGTTGTGACCGCAATTGATGCTGCAAAACGCATCGGATTTCCGGAAGCAAAGTTACCCTTAAGTGTCGTTGTAATTGAGTGCGCACTTTCTCCGAAATCGAAAGCAGGAGAACATGGTATTGATGCGGCCTTGAAAACTGTACGTGAAACAGCACACCAAGTACCACAGTATCTTCGGTTAAATGCTGTTGGAGTTGATGACAAAGATATGTATGATTATGACCGTAATGATTTGTGGCATAAAATCCAATACTTACCTGATGAACTTAGAAACGAGGAATTCTATCGTCCTCAAAATCTAAATTCCGCAGAAAAAACCTACGCTTCAAATTATGAACAACTTAAAAAAGTTCAACGTACGAATAATCTAAGAAAACTCAAAGAAAAAAAGAAACCGTAG